A window from Microvirgula aerodenitrificans DSM 15089 encodes these proteins:
- the serS gene encoding serine--tRNA ligase, whose protein sequence is MLDIQLLRNNTDDVAARLATRGFEFDAAAFTALENERKSLQTRTQDLQARRNALSKQVGEAKRNGADASAVLAEVAGLGDELKANETALEALQGKLQTLLLGIPNLPDASVPVGRDESENVEMRRVGVPRTFDFEVKDHVDVGAALGLDFETAAKLSGARFAVLKGQMARLHRALAQFMLDTHTERHGYTEVYTPYMVNADSLQGTGQLPKFEEDLFRIPRGDENFYLIPTAEVPVTNMVRGDLLKASDLPLRFAAHTPCFRSEAGSYGRDTRGMIRQHQFDKVEMVQIVRPETSMQALEQLTGHAEEILKALELPYRVITLCTGDTGFSSCKTYDIEVWLPAQNTYREISSCSNMWDFQARRMQTRFKDENGKNQFVHTLNGSGLAVGRTLVAVLENYQNADGSVTVPVALRPYLRGLEKLEPQA, encoded by the coding sequence ATGCTCGATATCCAGTTACTCCGAAACAACACCGACGACGTGGCCGCGCGGCTGGCGACGCGCGGTTTCGAATTCGACGCCGCCGCCTTCACCGCGCTGGAAAACGAGCGCAAGTCGCTGCAGACCCGCACCCAGGATCTGCAGGCGCGCCGCAACGCGCTGTCCAAGCAGGTCGGCGAAGCCAAGCGCAATGGCGCCGACGCCAGCGCCGTGCTGGCCGAAGTGGCCGGGCTGGGCGACGAGCTCAAGGCGAATGAAACAGCGCTGGAAGCGCTGCAGGGCAAGCTGCAGACCCTGCTGCTCGGCATCCCCAACCTGCCGGATGCCTCGGTGCCGGTCGGCCGCGACGAAAGCGAGAACGTCGAGATGCGCCGGGTTGGCGTGCCGCGCACCTTCGACTTCGAGGTCAAGGACCATGTCGACGTCGGCGCGGCGCTCGGCCTCGACTTCGAGACCGCCGCCAAGCTGTCCGGCGCGCGCTTTGCCGTGCTGAAGGGACAGATGGCCCGGCTGCACCGGGCGCTGGCCCAGTTCATGCTGGACACGCATACCGAACGCCATGGCTATACCGAGGTCTACACGCCGTACATGGTCAATGCCGACAGTCTGCAGGGCACCGGCCAGTTGCCGAAGTTCGAGGAAGACCTGTTCCGCATTCCGCGCGGCGATGAAAACTTCTACCTGATCCCGACCGCCGAAGTGCCGGTGACCAATATGGTCCGTGGCGACCTGCTGAAGGCCTCGGACCTGCCGCTGCGCTTTGCCGCCCATACGCCGTGTTTCCGCAGCGAGGCCGGCAGCTATGGCCGCGATACGCGCGGCATGATCCGTCAGCACCAGTTCGACAAGGTAGAGATGGTGCAGATCGTCCGCCCGGAAACCTCGATGCAGGCGCTGGAGCAGCTGACCGGTCACGCCGAGGAGATTCTCAAGGCGCTGGAACTGCCGTACCGCGTCATCACGCTGTGCACCGGCGACACCGGTTTCAGCAGCTGCAAGACCTATGACATCGAAGTGTGGCTGCCGGCGCAGAACACCTACCGCGAAATCTCCAGCTGCTCGAACATGTGGGATTTCCAGGCGCGTCGCATGCAGACCCGGTTCAAGGACGAGAACGGCAAGAACCAGTTCGTGCACACGCTGAACGGTTCCGGCCTGGCCGTTGGCCGGACGCTGGTCGCGGTGCTGGAAAACTACCAGAACGCCGACGGATCGGTCACGGTGCCGGTCGCGCTGCGGCCGTACCTGCGCGGGCTGGAAAAGCTCGAACCGCAAGCGTAA
- a CDS encoding EAL domain-containing protein has protein sequence MTTIDAQRTIGKIVTPELLTCRPETTIAEAARRMREAVCGSILVTNENGEAVGIWTEADVLRLDLLDPHALSHPISSVMSSPVKTLPHNITFSEAAVYFRHHNIRHYLVIDDDNRYRGVLSQTDVVLNQGAEFFLQLKEIGTIPLRPPLRVAHSLPLAEVARQMRQERQDAVIVDYDDGGEPGILTQRDVLRLVIKEQAQTAAGELASRPLQTLRQHTSLYSARKMMSEHRVRHLGVLDDNEQLRGLVGFADILAQIEHEYMQELHSALKERDEALNASRQNQRLAHKVFESTLEGILITNAAGIIESVNPAFSRITGWTQDDVVGKTPKVLSSGRQSDSFYRHMWTSLQENGFWQGEIVNRRKDGRNYHEHLTITGISNEQGVYTHFAGIFTDITQRKLNEERLHYLANHDSLTGLPNRTLFMERLSASITSTRRNQKQMALMFLDLDRFKIINDTLGHQAGDRLLCAVAERLTATLRESDTVARLGGDEFTVIVEDVQDVRHVARVAQKLVDALISPLELENQEIFATTSIGIAIYPSDGEDADVLLMNADTAMYRAKESGKNTFEFFTTDMNAETVSRMQIESGLHRAIERQELSLFYQPKYRLDTETLCGMEVLLRWNNAELGAVPPTRFIPVAEDSNQILAIGEWVLANACQQAQTWLAQGLLPGPIAVNLSGKQIRQPNIVETVRNILETSNLPASWLELEITESVAMDNTHEVGRTLASLKALGVRLAIDDFGTGYSSLAYLKRLPIDVLKIDRAFIQNLHEDPDDAAIVVAITSMAHTLGLEPIAEGIEHEEQFRFLRENGCTYGQGFLFSRPVPVQEMDDLLVESQALRAWGNPDAPHHHHG, from the coding sequence GTGACCACCATCGACGCCCAGCGCACCATCGGCAAGATAGTCACGCCGGAACTGCTCACCTGTCGACCGGAAACCACCATCGCCGAAGCGGCCAGACGCATGCGCGAAGCGGTCTGCGGATCCATCCTGGTGACGAACGAAAATGGTGAAGCGGTCGGCATCTGGACGGAAGCCGATGTATTGCGCCTCGACCTGCTGGATCCCCATGCCCTGTCCCACCCGATCTCGTCGGTCATGTCGAGCCCGGTCAAGACCCTGCCGCACAACATCACCTTCAGCGAAGCCGCCGTCTACTTCCGTCATCACAATATCCGCCACTATCTGGTGATCGACGATGACAACCGCTACCGCGGCGTGCTGTCGCAAACCGATGTGGTACTGAACCAGGGAGCCGAATTCTTTCTGCAGCTGAAGGAAATCGGCACCATCCCGCTGCGCCCGCCGCTGCGGGTCGCCCATTCCCTGCCACTGGCCGAAGTGGCCAGGCAGATGCGCCAGGAGCGCCAGGACGCGGTGATCGTCGACTACGACGATGGCGGCGAGCCGGGCATCCTGACCCAGCGTGACGTGCTCCGGCTGGTGATCAAGGAACAGGCACAGACCGCCGCCGGCGAGCTGGCCAGCCGCCCGCTGCAAACCCTCCGCCAGCACACCAGCCTGTACTCGGCACGCAAGATGATGTCCGAGCACCGGGTTCGCCACCTCGGCGTCCTCGACGACAACGAGCAACTGCGCGGACTGGTCGGTTTTGCCGACATCCTGGCGCAGATCGAACACGAATACATGCAGGAGCTGCACTCGGCGCTGAAGGAACGCGACGAAGCGCTGAATGCCTCGCGCCAGAACCAGCGCCTTGCGCACAAGGTGTTCGAGTCGACGCTGGAAGGCATCCTGATCACCAACGCCGCCGGCATCATCGAGTCGGTCAACCCGGCCTTTTCCCGCATTACCGGCTGGACCCAGGACGATGTGGTCGGCAAGACGCCGAAGGTGCTCAGTTCCGGCCGGCAATCGGACTCGTTCTATCGTCACATGTGGACCAGCCTGCAGGAAAACGGCTTCTGGCAGGGCGAGATCGTCAACCGCCGCAAGGATGGCAGGAATTACCACGAGCACCTGACCATCACCGGCATCAGCAACGAACAGGGTGTCTACACCCATTTTGCCGGCATTTTCACCGACATTACCCAGCGCAAGCTGAATGAAGAACGGCTGCACTACCTGGCCAACCACGACTCGCTGACCGGGCTGCCGAACCGCACGCTGTTCATGGAACGGCTCAGTGCCTCGATCACCAGCACCCGGCGCAACCAGAAGCAGATGGCGCTGATGTTTCTCGACCTGGACCGGTTCAAGATCATCAACGACACCCTCGGCCACCAGGCGGGTGACCGCCTGCTGTGCGCCGTGGCCGAGCGGCTGACCGCCACGCTGCGCGAGAGCGACACCGTCGCCCGGCTCGGCGGTGACGAATTCACCGTCATTGTCGAGGACGTGCAGGACGTGCGCCATGTTGCCCGGGTCGCCCAGAAACTGGTCGACGCACTGATCAGTCCGCTGGAGCTGGAAAACCAGGAAATTTTCGCCACCACGTCGATCGGCATCGCCATCTATCCCAGCGACGGCGAAGACGCCGACGTGCTGCTGATGAACGCCGATACCGCGATGTACCGGGCCAAGGAAAGCGGCAAGAACACTTTCGAGTTCTTTACCACCGACATGAACGCGGAGACGGTATCGCGCATGCAGATAGAGTCCGGTCTGCACCGCGCGATCGAGCGGCAGGAACTCAGCCTGTTCTACCAGCCCAAATACCGGCTCGATACCGAGACGCTGTGCGGCATGGAAGTCCTGCTGCGCTGGAACAATGCCGAACTGGGTGCCGTGCCGCCGACCCGTTTCATTCCGGTGGCCGAAGACAGCAACCAGATTCTGGCCATCGGCGAATGGGTACTGGCCAATGCCTGCCAGCAGGCGCAGACCTGGCTGGCGCAGGGCCTGCTGCCCGGCCCGATCGCGGTCAACCTGTCCGGCAAGCAGATCCGCCAGCCGAATATCGTCGAGACAGTGCGCAATATCCTCGAAACCAGCAACCTGCCCGCCTCGTGGCTCGAACTCGAGATCACCGAATCGGTGGCCATGGACAATACCCATGAAGTGGGACGCACGCTGGCCAGCCTGAAAGCGCTGGGGGTACGGCTCGCCATCGACGATTTCGGTACCGGCTACTCGTCGCTTGCCTACCTGAAACGGCTGCCAATCGACGTACTGAAGATCGACCGCGCCTTTATCCAGAACCTGCACGAGGACCCGGACGACGCGGCCATCGTCGTCGCCATCACGTCAATGGCGCACACGCTCGGTCTGGAGCCGATCGCCGAAGGCATCGAGCACGAGGAGCAGTTCCGTTTCCTGCGCGAGAACGGCTGCACCTACGGTCAGGGTTTCCTGTTCAGCCGGCCGGTCCCGGTGCAGGAGATGGACGATCTGCTGGTCGAGAGCCAGGCGCTGCGCGCCTGGGGCAACCCGGATGCACCGCACCACCACCACGGTTAA
- the mscL gene encoding large-conductance mechanosensitive channel protein MscL codes for MLKEFKEFAMRGNVIDLAVGVVIGGAFGSIVKSLVDDVIMPPIGLLVGKVDFANLFITLKEGATPGPYASVAAAKAAGAVTLNAGLFINAVVSFTIVAFAVFMLVKALNKLKREQAGPAAEAPTTKECRYCLSAVPLKATRCPCCTSQLD; via the coding sequence ATGCTGAAGGAATTCAAGGAATTTGCCATGCGTGGCAATGTCATCGACCTGGCCGTCGGTGTGGTGATCGGTGGTGCGTTCGGTTCCATCGTCAAGTCGCTGGTCGACGATGTGATCATGCCGCCGATCGGCCTGCTGGTCGGCAAGGTCGATTTTGCCAACCTGTTCATCACGCTGAAGGAAGGCGCCACGCCGGGGCCGTATGCCAGCGTTGCTGCCGCCAAGGCCGCCGGTGCCGTCACGCTGAACGCCGGGTTGTTCATCAATGCGGTGGTCAGCTTCACCATCGTGGCCTTTGCCGTGTTCATGCTGGTCAAGGCACTGAACAAGCTGAAGCGCGAACAGGCCGGGCCGGCAGCGGAAGCGCCGACGACCAAGGAATGCAGATACTGCCTGTCCGCCGTGCCGCTGAAGGCGACCCGCTGCCCTTGCTGCACGTCACAACTCGACTGA
- a CDS encoding FMN-dependent NADH-azoreductase: MNVLKITSSARGQVSESTRLADNYITALRAVQPELKVVTRDLATDALPHIDGNVLGAFFTPAEQRTAEQQALIARSDALVAELQAADAIVLAVPMYNFGIPSTLKAYFDWIARAGVTFKYTPTGPVGLLADKPVTVFAARGGLYQGTPHDTQTGYLKDFLGFIGLKSVEFVYAEGLNMGDELRAKAEAEAASRIAELVAD; the protein is encoded by the coding sequence ATGAACGTCCTGAAGATCACCAGCAGTGCCCGCGGCCAGGTCAGCGAATCCACCCGTCTTGCCGACAATTACATCACTGCCCTGCGCGCCGTGCAGCCGGAGCTGAAGGTCGTCACCCGCGATCTCGCCACCGACGCCCTGCCGCACATCGATGGCAACGTGCTGGGTGCCTTCTTCACACCGGCTGAACAACGCACGGCGGAACAGCAGGCGCTGATCGCCCGTTCGGATGCACTGGTCGCCGAACTCCAGGCCGCTGACGCCATCGTGCTGGCGGTGCCGATGTACAACTTCGGCATTCCGTCGACGCTGAAGGCGTATTTCGACTGGATCGCCCGTGCCGGCGTAACCTTCAAGTACACCCCGACCGGCCCGGTCGGCCTGCTCGCCGACAAGCCGGTGACCGTGTTCGCGGCCCGTGGCGGCCTGTATCAGGGCACGCCGCACGACACCCAGACCGGCTACCTGAAGGATTTCCTCGGCTTTATCGGTCTGAAGTCGGTGGAATTCGTTTACGCCGAAGGCCTGAACATGGGTGACGAGCTGCGCGCCAAGGCCGAAGCCGAAGCCGCCAGCCGCATTGCCGAGCTGGTTGCCGACTGA
- a CDS encoding acyl-CoA thioesterase produces MNEDNRKLSMTVLMTPDMANFSGNVHGGTILKLLDQVAYACSARYAGQYVVTLSVDQVTFKQPIHVGELVSFLASVNFVGRTSMEIGIKVVAENIHSRVVRHTNSCYFSMVAVDADGHPVTIEPFTPDNDEERARWAAAERRRAARKALAAH; encoded by the coding sequence ATGAACGAAGACAACCGCAAACTCTCGATGACCGTGCTGATGACGCCGGACATGGCCAATTTTTCCGGCAATGTGCATGGCGGCACGATCCTGAAGCTGCTCGACCAGGTCGCTTACGCCTGCTCGGCGCGTTATGCCGGGCAGTATGTGGTGACGCTGTCGGTTGACCAGGTGACGTTCAAGCAGCCGATCCATGTCGGTGAGCTGGTGTCGTTTCTGGCCTCGGTGAATTTCGTCGGCCGCACGTCGATGGAAATCGGCATCAAGGTCGTGGCCGAGAATATCCACAGCCGGGTGGTGCGCCATACCAACAGCTGTTATTTCAGCATGGTTGCAGTCGATGCCGATGGCCATCCGGTCACCATCGAACCGTTCACGCCGGACAACGACGAGGAGCGCGCACGCTGGGCCGCCGCCGAGCGCCGCCGTGCCGCGCGCAAGGCGCTGGCCGCGCACTGA
- a CDS encoding DMT family transporter codes for MNGILSGRAAQLALLLGLWLVWGYSWIMTKTGLMHISPMGLAVGRSLFALASLLVVLLLTRRSLTPPPFRDMLAIGLTQNTGFYALSNLALLAGGAGKVSVLCYTMPFWTLLFARVFLGEQVRGLQWIGVMLALSGLICILEPWALEADSVSNWLAIAAGMSWAVSVILLKRFRARHPGADPINLTFWQMVWGTLPLVVLWLLVPNRPVDWGMPLLMALLFLGVLGGGLGWLVWALLLGRLSAGTASLNILAIPGVAVFLAWLQLGEVPDFAESIGMGLIACALAVLAAVTMFNERRLKRQLRARTPVA; via the coding sequence ATGAACGGCATCCTGTCGGGCCGCGCCGCCCAGCTGGCCCTGCTGCTCGGGCTGTGGCTGGTGTGGGGCTACTCGTGGATCATGACCAAGACCGGGCTGATGCATATCAGCCCGATGGGGCTGGCCGTCGGGCGTTCGCTGTTTGCGCTGGCCTCGCTGCTGGTGGTCCTGCTGCTGACGCGACGTTCGCTGACGCCTCCACCATTTCGCGACATGCTGGCCATCGGCCTGACCCAGAACACCGGTTTCTATGCACTGTCCAACCTGGCGCTGCTGGCCGGCGGCGCCGGCAAGGTCTCGGTGCTGTGCTACACCATGCCGTTCTGGACCCTGCTGTTCGCCCGGGTGTTCCTTGGCGAGCAGGTGCGGGGGCTGCAGTGGATCGGGGTCATGCTGGCGCTGTCCGGGCTGATCTGCATTCTCGAGCCATGGGCACTGGAGGCGGACAGCGTGTCCAACTGGCTGGCGATAGCCGCCGGCATGAGCTGGGCGGTCAGCGTGATCCTGCTCAAGCGCTTCCGCGCCCGCCATCCGGGCGCCGATCCGATCAATCTGACCTTCTGGCAGATGGTATGGGGCACGCTGCCGCTGGTCGTGCTGTGGCTGCTGGTGCCGAACCGGCCGGTCGACTGGGGCATGCCGCTGCTGATGGCGCTGCTGTTCCTCGGCGTGCTGGGCGGCGGCCTGGGCTGGCTGGTGTGGGCGCTGCTGCTGGGCCGGCTGTCAGCCGGGACGGCCAGCCTGAACATCCTGGCCATTCCCGGTGTGGCGGTGTTCCTGGCCTGGCTGCAGCTCGGTGAGGTGCCCGATTTTGCCGAGTCCATCGGCATGGGGCTGATCGCCTGCGCACTGGCGGTGCTGGCAGCGGTGACCATGTTCAACGAGCGCCGGCTGAAGCGTCAGCTGCGGGCGAGAACCCCTGTCGCCTGA